A window of Glycine soja cultivar W05 chromosome 2, ASM419377v2, whole genome shotgun sequence genomic DNA:
atataatttatccatCATTTTTAATTgggtaaaatgataattatatattgggattaataagttaattaaaatatgttaaataatcgtttctttgttttttattagtCCTTGAAGATTATAGTACatatagataaaagaaaaataattaatctcttcatttatattaaaatttatttataatttcctcATACGttcattattttttccatttattaCTTTAACACTTTATacaccattattttttttataagagtataattaacaaaaaaataattaattaatgttatctttgagtatttttaatgaaaaaaatcattttggattcttcaattttttttgtggaTTTCATGATGTGAAATAAGATGAaagaatttttatcttttttttggtttagtgTAAAACCCAAGTTGAGTTCTTAAATTTTACTtgcactaaaaaaaaatagaaagaaagacattaaaaaacaatttttgaaaaaaataaattcttaaaagtTTTTCCCCTAAAATTTAGCCTCTAATATGAAAAACTCTTGACACAATGAGCTTAAAAACTCAACTAAAAAATCATGCTCTTAAAACTTTATAATAAAGCAAGAAGTTCTAAAATGTTAAAACTAACCATTGACATGGAATCCGAAACCCGTGACAAACACTGGGATAGTGGTGAAAAGGTCAAGGACGGTGGCTTGAGAGAAATCAGGCACTATTCTTAGTGTTTGAGTTTTTCCAGACAACAATGCACTAACCGCCATTGATGAACATATTACAACAAACACAAATGCTAGTAGGATTGCTATAGCAGAACTATACTTCAGTGAATCTGTACATATAAAACATTGAAAACAATATAAACTGTACTTAATTAGCCAATTGTTCTTAATTAAGATGAagggttaattttaatttgccaAGAAAAATTGCTTGCGCATTTGGGTATAGTAGTAATACTGACCAACACGTCGTAACATAACAAGTGGAAGCATTATGAAGAGTGCAACAATAAGAAGAGCAAAAGCACGAGAGGTCCACCAGTTGATGCCAAACCATTCTTGTAGAATACCCAAGTGTGTGATTCCGTTCGACTCGTTTCCAGAGAGCACGTCTCCTTCCAAAACAAAGCCAATGAGCCCactcaattttatatatatcataGACAAGGAATAGTTAGAAACTATGTAGATACAGGACTTAGATTCGGTCCTCATCGTTGTTATCATGCACAAAAATGAGACTTACACATATTAATTGTTACTTCTAATCAATTTAGTTGATAAATGCAAATacattttcccaaaaaaaatgagaatatatttaaaagttgaTCATATAGAAAGTGTGTGattaccaaaataaataaaaaaaagtgtgattaatatttcttatatttttttctccaacattactaaaaaaattaaatgtttattaATCCTAGTAAAAAAGTgtgattaacatttttttatttctcatccTATAATATCATTTCACTTTTTGAAAGTCCAAAAATGAATCCTaccaaataagtaaaaaattgaGTTGTTGCAAGTAAACTTAACTTAGCTTCTTACTCCTGATGAACATGAGATAAAACAGTAGAAAGAAGGAATTGAAGGTACCAAGGATAATGAAATAGATGATGAGGACCCCCAAATTGGATATGATGACGCAAATCTTAACGGCGAGGGATCCTATGGAGGCAAAGGACTCTGCCATCATGCCAGCGTAAGTAGAGGATTTACCGGAACTTGTGTACCTTAGCATAAACTCCACAGTCACATCTGTTATCAGTGCCACCAACACGATCACCACCAACCCCGGAACTATGCCTAAAACCTTCATGGTCGCCGGAATGGACATGATTCCGGCACCGATCATGGTGGTTGTTATGTTGAACACCGCTCCGGAGATTGATCCATTTTGCGGATTCGGATCTTCCGGTGGAAGCAGCCGGGCAATGATGTTGGAGCTGGACACAGATTCTTCAAGCTTCATTTTGGATGGAGACACATATACACCACCCACGTGGTTTTTTATCCTTTCTCAACTGCTAGTACCAGTActtgttttttggttttttgtttttttatcaaccATTTCTTCTGAAAATaactaattcttttttaaaatataagagtaAGAATATGGgttaatttcatttatattttttaagtgaattttattttttagattatcTTTTATGTTGATTAATGGAAAGTTTAATGttgtaagaatatttttttctattttgaaaattatttagttattaattacCTCAagaatgatcaaatattgaaaataaataaaaaggtaatTTAAAATGACTACTTAAATAAGATGAAATTAGTTAAGATTTAAgatttattaaaatgatttttccaTAAATATTTCTCCACGgttttcataaatatttgtaagaaaataaaataagtttatctgaaaattaaaattaatttatgtataaactaaattataaaaagtctttttataaacttttttttttacttgtgacTGGAGTGTTCACTCGGTGTGTATAAGACGGGCTATAATTACATGATAATATAAGAATTTAGAAGTTCTAATTTATTTGgttaaataaaatgttattgttgTAACTTATAAACCTCaattaatattgtatttattatttaactctTACGGATAAACCCCCTTCTGATCTGCACGgaaaaatatctttttctttattcaggaattcttataaaatcaaataaataatttgaagtaGTTAATAATTTCGTTTAGCCTTATTTTTTCTACTAGGAAGCACAAACACTTTTTTCCCTAAAATTATTTGGAATTTTATACTCGCCAAATGTCCATGTATAATTCTCTGTGTCTCAAGGAAAACATTGCAATTTGAAATCGTCTATGAGGTGTAATTGTCATCTTCCCCATCTGGAGCCTTTGAGAATGCCTTGTCTGTATCCTGGGAATTGGATTGACTTGCTGATTCATAATCTTAATCCACTCactcaattcaaatttctcacATATGcccttcaaaaattaaaattaatgagaaTACGTTTGTAATGAATGCAATGGATAATGGTTATGAACCGTAAGGAGGTAGGCTAGTTAAGGTGTTTACCGGTAGATTTGAGTCAATTTATTATTCagtttaatcaaaattttataagttaagTGGGTTgggtatatgtaatttttttccatattcaattcaatccaatttgatcataaataattgAAGTCGAGGTGGATTAATCGtttgtaaatatttaaaaatattttttattttataaaaattaaaatttttaagaatagtaattttttttcttaaagcttagtaagtatataataattaaatccaTTTAAAAGAGGCTaaattgtaataatattttactaatataattaatgatttaCATGCTAATACACCGGGACGGAAAAAGGGACTGGACCAGCCTACTAGCTTGCTACCAATTTGGTGGGATGAGGTGGATAAGTTTTCTATATTTGacacaattttaaattattaacaataGTTAATTataagagtttattttttatataattaattattattattaatgtaattttttaatattttcaatcaattaaaaaatgatttaaatatggttttcaatataataattaatataaaagttaaaaatataatcataaatGATAAGTTACTATTAATAACGATAAAACAGAATTATTTTACTATgagaatattttattcaattattctcttcgaaaaatattttattcaattgttAACATGACCTTAATTTCAGGATTCGAATTTCTTAAGATATCAAATATGAGTATTGTGagcgaaaaaaaaattaattgtaaaaaaatctcAACTAAAGATGGttaattaaattcatgaaaattaaaaatacttcaTAGTTAGTACATAtaatatagtaataaaaaaataatttcaatgtttgaatgaattcatcagtaaatattataattacaaagacaatttaatgtaattaattttattgataatttaatttagcACAATGCATTTTTTTAGAGCCTTTTGGTTGTGCACATAGATTTTCATTTTCGTTCCAATTTGGTGATTAATAGTTTCTATCTGTGTCTCAAGTATAAAAGAACAATTAACATAGATAGATTGCATGAAAGAGAGAGCATTAAATTGAATTGATCGATTATTTCATTCATTCCAATATGGGCGATCATTTGGCGAGGGCCGAGGATTTTGAGAACAAGGCTGAGAAGAAACTCAGCAGTTGGGGCTTGTTTGGCTCCAAATTCGAGGACGCTGCTGATCTCTTCGACAAATCCGCCAATTCCTATAAGCTCGCTAAATCATGTAACCTTAAGTTTTACGTCTTTTATTTAATCGTTGGTTAAGGTTGTCACACAAATTTGTTCACATTTTAGGGGACAAAGCAGGATCCACCTACATCAAATTAGCGAGTTGTCATTTGAaggtaactaactaactaaccatCAAACTtctggatttttattttatttgttcattttGCGTTCTTTCATTTGATTATCTCTACGCGCTGTGATGAATCGTTTTGTTGTAGTTGGAAAGCAAGCATGAAGCTGCACAAGCTTATGTTGACGCTGCGCGTtgctataaaaaaactaatataaatggTATGTGTGTGGTTATTTTACATACATTAGGATTAGGATTTTTGAACAATTGAACATATTTTTCTGTGTGTATATGCTTGTTGTCAAAATCATATATGCCTTTGCACGTGATCAAATTGTATAATGCATGCCATCACTTAATCGAAGTTCGATGTTAaggttctttttctctctcttttcaatGCAGAGTCTGTATCTTGCTTAGACAATGCTGTAAATATTTTCTGTGAGATTGGAAGACTCTCTATGGCTGCTAGATATTTGAAGGTATATAgcttataatttctttattttagtgTGGCTAATGTATATTTGGTTATAAATGGTGTCCTTTTTCCTCTTGGCTATACTTTTTGAGGCATTCTTGCTGGAATTCTCGTGAATGTATCATGATTggattgaatttttcttttgtatgCACAGGAAATTGCTGAGTTGTACGAGTCTGAACAGAATATCTCGCAGGCCGTTGCTTACTATGAAAAATCAGCggatttttttgaaaatgaagaagtGAACACTTCAGCAAACCAGTGCAAGCAAAAAGTTGCTCAATTCTCTGCCCAGCTTGAACAGTAAGACTCTCTATTTTTCTGCTTGTTTTGATCTTGTTTCTTGATGTGAACTGTGAAGGCCTTGATAATAATGCATGAACATCTGCTCAAGTTTTCTTCTATTGTTTTGATCTTGTTACTACCTTTTTTGTTTATCAAAAcgttttttttggtttagtaCGCTGACCTTCCTGTGTCACCCACTATTATGGTTTGGTATCTTTTCTCCCCCCTAACATCTGCGCAAGTTTAAGAATTTGCTATTGATGTGTATGCATGGTTTTAACAAATATTAGTCCATTCATTGCTGCATTTAATCTTATTCATATATTGATGTGTACGGTGGTTTCAATTTGAGCAGAAACTCTAGAATAATgtaaagaaaacatttttttatgaaagaaaCTTTATAATAGCCTTCTCTATatgttaaattgaaaattaactgtttcaattttttttataattctccAGATATCAGAGATCAATTGAGATTTATGAAGATATTGCTCGCCAGTCTCTCAGCAATACTTTGCTGAAGTATGGAGTTAAAGGGCATCTTCTTAATGCTGGCATTTGCGAACTTTGTAAAGGGGATGTTATTGCTATTACCAATGCATTGGAGCGATATCAGGTCCAATATTTTTCAAGAATTTACATCTTGAGACCGGTAAAATCACTAGTTACTAAATTCTTTGGATATGTATTTGTTTATGCAGGACTTGGATCCAACATTTTCTGGAACACGTGAATATAGACTTCTGGCAGTATGTTTCTAGTTTTGGACATTTCAATAACTGTCTCCTCTGTTATAATGTTCTTATTAATGTTTggttttatgataaattttattcttgCATGTACTGATTCATTGCTCATTTATTTCTGAAGTActgatgattttaaaaaaatgggcaGGATATTGCTGCTGCAATTGATGAGGAAGATGTTGGAAAGTTTACTGAAGTTATCAAGGAATTTGATAGTTTGACTCCTTTGGTAAGCTTCAAATTGTTGTAAAATGAAACAGTTTTTAGTTGACGCAATGGAGTAAGACTTTATTGTTCTTGATATATAACAagacttttttcaattttatttttttgcatacCATAAATAGCTTTGGTCGCGGTAATTAATCAACATTTCATGTTTGTATGAATGTTGTGTAGGATTCTTGGAAGACAACACTTCTTTTGAGGGTGAAAGATAAACTGAAAGCCAAAGAAATCGAGGAGGATGATCTTACTTGAATTGCACCATGGTCTTCTTTCGGTTGGATTTCATGTTTGATGATTTGTCTTCTTGTATTATACTTGTT
This region includes:
- the LOC114399463 gene encoding amino acid transporter AVT6C-like — protein: MKLEESVSSSNIIARLLPPEDPNPQNGSISGAVFNITTTMIGAGIMSIPATMKVLGIVPGLVVIVLVALITDVTVEFMLRYTSSGKSSTYAGMMAESFASIGSLAVKICVIISNLGVLIIYFIILGDVLSGNESNGITHLGILQEWFGINWWTSRAFALLIVALFIMLPLVMLRRVDSLKYSSAIAILLAFVFVVICSSMAVSALLSGKTQTLRIVPDFSQATVLDLFTTIPVFVTGFGFHVNVHPIRAELGKVAHMGLAARISLIICVAIYFAIGFFGYLLFGDSIMPDVLVNFDQNSHTSAGRLLNTIVRLSYALHLALVFPIMNYSLRANIDELIFSNKNKPPLASDTPRFVSLTLTLLALTYFVAVAIPNIWFFFQFLGSTTIVCTSFIFPAAIVLRDMHGISKTKDQVMAIVVIVLAVGTSGIAIWTNLNGSGAAQ
- the LOC114372002 gene encoding alpha-soluble NSF attachment protein 2-like, which produces MGDHLARAEDFENKAEKKLSSWGLFGSKFEDAADLFDKSANSYKLAKSWDKAGSTYIKLASCHLKLESKHEAAQAYVDAARCYKKTNINESVSCLDNAVNIFCEIGRLSMAARYLKEIAELYESEQNISQAVAYYEKSADFFENEEVNTSANQCKQKVAQFSAQLEQYQRSIEIYEDIARQSLSNTLLKYGVKGHLLNAGICELCKGDVIAITNALERYQDLDPTFSGTREYRLLADIAAAIDEEDVGKFTEVIKEFDSLTPLDSWKTTLLLRVKDKLKAKEIEEDDLT